Within Candidatus Zixiibacteriota bacterium, the genomic segment ATCGCAGCCGCCATAGAGAACGTTGTTATTTGCCGGCAGGATAAAGAGATCGTGGTGGTCAACATGAGTCGCCCCCGTTACATGATTCCAGTTTGCTCCGCCGTCGGTACTTTCCCACAGCGTCACGCCCAGAGTATAGAGGAGATTTGGATTCCCGCGGGCCGTGCGTATCTGTCCGAAATACCAGCCAAAATTACTGAAACTGGATGCGATTGCGCCGTCGTTAACCCGAACCCAATTTACGCCATCATCGACACTTTTGTACACTCCAAGCAGGCCGCCACCGGAACTGATATGCAGGGCATAGACCGTATTTGAATTTTGGTCCATCGTCAAGCCGATACGGCCGATACTGCCTGCGGCTGGAAGTCCGCCTGTGCCCTGAATATTTGTCCAGGTAGCCCCAAAATTCGTTGAGCGCCAGATAGCGCTGGTGCTTCCCGATGTCCATCGCCACATAGCACAAAGCATAGTGCCGCTGACTTCATCGAGCACAACATCAATTGCGCTGGTTGAATTGTCAACAAAGAGGACTTTTGTCCAGTTAACACCGGCATCGGTTGAGCGGTACAGTCCACGGTCGACATTGTTGTTGCCGCCGAAAACTTTACCCATGACCGCAACCCAGACCGTATCGGGGCGAAGCGGGTCAATGATAATTCTTCCAATTCTGGAGCTGTTTGGAAGCCCCATATTTGTCCAATTGAGACCCCCATCGGTACTTTTGTAAATGCCAGTCCCCTCGTAGGTATCGATAGCCGCGGCGGCTTCGCCGGTGCCGACATAGACGATATTGGCATTTGTCGGATCGACCGCAATCGCGCCTATAGAAAAGACGCCAACCGCATCAAAAATTGGAGTCCAGCTTGCGCCAAGGTCAGTGGATTTGAAGACACCGCCCGCCGCCGCCCCGGCATAAATCGTGTTGGGATCGCTGGTGGGAACCGCCAAGGCCGTTATACGGCCCGGGATATTGGTCGGTCCGGTCCCTGACCATACTGGTGTATTGGGTGTCGCCCGAAACGAATTGCGCATAGAATGCGCCTCGTTCAAAGCTTCAAGATATTTTTCCTGAGGAATGACATCGTAGGGATAGGCGCGTTGTTCATAGAAGTATGTATTCGGGACCTTGGGAATCCCCTCCTGCAAACGATTAATTTTCCCGAATTTCTTGAGCCGATAATACGCCTTCCGGTCTTCTGGCAGATCGGCCATAGTTTTCTGCTTCGGAGGAAGCATAAGGAAAATCGCGCTCGTTGCAATAATGGCGATAGAAATCGCCAGCAATATTTTTTTCATTTATCCTATCTCCAGTCCGCGGAATCGTGCGTGGACCCATCATTGTTTCTTATGTAAATTATTGAGCCTGAAGCCCAATAAAGCCACGTAGGAAATTAATAGCAGCACGTACTTCGTATTCTACCCAAATTAGCCATTTTGTCAAGGCAAAAAGTTGCCGGGACTACTCAGGAAGAGACCGATTGAGCCCTATTTCGTACAAAAGCGGAGCCTTGGTATGCCGATAGTTAGAGAACAATTCTTGCCCGTGACTGTTATTTCGGGTATACTTATAAAGCAAAGAGGCCGAGAGCTTTCGAGTAGTGAAAGTCTGCTTCTTTTAGGCAACAAGCATGGAGGTATAGTCGGCATGCAACCAGTTCAGAGCAAAAAAAAGAGCGAGCCGTATTTTAGCGACAACCCCCAAGTTTCTCGCTTGCCGAATCATCTTCTCCAATTTGCCGTAGATCAAAATTACTCTCAGTATACTGCTGTCGATCATGCTGTCTGGCGTTATATCATGCGTCAGAACTGCCATTTTCTCAAAGAAAATGCACATAAAGTATATTTCAAAGGATTGCTTGAGACCGGAATCGATTTGGATAGCATTCCAAGCATCGACGACATGAATCGGATTCTCGGCCAAATTGGCTGGGGGGCTGTTGCTGTCGATGGTTTTATTCCACCAGTCGCCTTTATGGAATACCAAGCTTATAAGGTGCTTGTCATCGCCTGCGATATGCGCCAGATACATCATATCGACTATACTCCGGCTCCTGATATAGTCCATGAAGCGGCTGGGCATGCGCCTATTATAGTCGATTCTGAATATTCGGCGTACTTGCAGCGTTTTGGAGAAATTGGCGCAAAAGCGATGTCTTCAAAGAAGGACTTCGAACTCTATGAGGCGATTCGCTCCCTTTCTATTTTGAAAGAGATTCCAAATACCTCTGCCACAGATATTGCCTCCGCCGAGAAACTGGTAAAAGAACGTCAGGCGAATTTAGGAGAGCCTTCTGAAATGGCGCTTTTGTCACGTCTGCATTGGTGGACGGTCGAGTTTGGACTGATAGGTCCGATGGATAAACCAAAAATCTATGGCGCCGGATTGCTTTCATCTATTGGAGAGTCGGTGACTTGTCTTGAGGATCATATCAAGAAAATCCCCTACTCTGTCGATGCGGCTAGTTTTCCATTCGATATAACGACACAACAGCCTCAGCTTTTTGTTACGCCGGATTTTGATCACCTCAAAATGGTACTCGAACAGTTTGCAGATACTATGGCTTTCCGCCGCGGAGGAACCGAAGGTCTTCAAAAAGCCATTGATTCACACAACACCGGGACGGCTGTCTATTCATCGGGATTACAAGTCTCAGGCGTTTTCACCGACATTCTCACACACCGCGGCGACCCGATTTATCTGAAAACGACCGGCCCGACAACTCTTGCAATCAATGAGTCGCTTCTTCCCGGTCATGGAAGAGATTATCATAAAGACGGTTTTGGCTCTCCGGTCGGCAATTTCAAAAATGTTCCGCGTCCGCCGGAAGATCTCGATGACAGCGGGCTTGCGCTCTGCAATGTAGTACTTGGAAAAGTCGGAACGCTTGCTTTTGAAAGCGGAATAAAAGTCCTCGGCCGTCTTGAGAAAATCGAACGGCGCAATGGCAAACTGCTTCTGCTGTCATTTAGCGACTGCTCGGTAGTCTATGGCGACTCCGTTCTTTTCCGTCCCGATTGGGGAACGTACGATATGGCTATCGGCGCAAAAATTATCTCTGTCTTCAGCGGCGCGGCGGATATGGACGCCCATGAACAGATAGCTTTGGTCTCAAAAACGCGGACGGTCAAAGTCACATATGACGATGAAACCCGCCGCCTGCAAAAGTTGTATGGCCTGTTGCGAGCGATGAGGGAAAACCAGGAAAGCCTTGCTGATCTTCCCGATCTCTGGAACACAGTTAAGGCAGAGCATCCAGACGACTGGCTTCTGTCGCTTGAAGTAGTCGAGCTGCTCGAAGCAAGAAAACTGTTCCCTGAACTAAAAGCCCAGGTTCGGGCGTATCTTGAAACTAAAGCAAAGTCAGAAAAAGAGTATTCGAAACTTATCGCTGACGGCCTCAACCTCTCGGGTAATCTCAAGGCGCGGTAGGCCGAAGTTTATTCAAAATATCTGGTGCACTCAGGCGCCCTCCCCTGAGTGCACCACATAAGATCACACCGTCCGCCGCGGCGGATTTCTTAAGTGAAACGTGGCAATCTTATGTTCGTTTGTTCCGTTAGGTCTTGGCTTTGGCTGAGCGTAGCGGAGGCAAAGGTGTGACCTGACGGTCGCTCGCCCTCTCACACAGCCAAAAATGGCTTTCCTTCTTATCCCTAAAAGAGTATTATAAATCATGCCTGCAAGCGATGCCATTTGGCCGACAATATACAGCGCGTGAACCTCCAAGCTGTATGTATGAAATGCAAATATTCAAGCACCCCATAACCAAAGACAGGAAAGACACCATGCGCACCATCCAACGCCTTGTTCTGAGTCTTCTGTTGGTTGTTTCACTCTCTTCGCTGAGTTTCGGAAAGACTGATGAGTTTGGAACGCTCAAACCAAACCAGAAGATTGCTTCGTTCAAAACCGAAGCTGTGTATGAAAATGAAATTGGCACCGTCATCGGGGCGCGGTTTCGGCATATCCCCAGTGATTTTGTGCTGGATTTGCTCCGCATTCAATCGGTTCCACAGGGATTTATGTGGGTAAACTCACCCCCTCCAACCGACCAAGGGGAGCCGCACACACTCGAGCATCTGCTTTTAGGCAAGGGGACGCGTGGTCGGTATGTGGCCTCATTGGAAGATATGTCGCTCGGTCAAAGTTCGGCCTTCACCGAACAAGTTCGCACCTGCTATCATTTTCATACCAGCGCGAGTAACGATGCTTTTTTCAACCTTTTCGAAGCAAAACTCGATGCCATGCTCAATCCCAATTTCAGCGATGAAGAGATTCGCCGCGAAGTTTGCAATATGGGCATTATCTCCGGTGATGACGGCTCGCTTCGTTTAGAAGAAAAAGGTACTGTCTATAATGAAATGGTTTCTTCGTTTGAGCGCCGTTGGGGGAATCTCTATTTTACTCTTGGACGGCTCATGTATGGCATGGATCACCCGCTGTCGTACTCGGCTGGCGGTTTCCCTGCTGCCATCCGCACCATGACACCGGCCGATATTCGCAATTTTCATTCATCGACGCATCACCTAAATAATATGGGAGCGGCCGTTTCCATCGGCGATGACATTTCATTGGCCGATTGTCTTACCAAACTTTCTGACATCTGTGGTCGTGTCGAGCCTAAAGCAAAAAAGGGGCTGGACCCGGCAAGCCTTTATGACCGCTTGCCGAAAATAAATCCTCTGACGGTCGGCACAATCCAGCTTGAGAACTTCCCATCGAATAATCCCGATGACCCGGGGCTATTGGTCTACGCCTGGCCAGCGACACAGAAGTTTAACAACAATGAAAACTATTTCATGCAATTGCTTCTTGAGAATCTTTCATCAGGCGAAACATCGAATTTGCACCGACTGTTTGTCAATTCACAAACCCGAATCATTGATATCGGCGCAAGTTCCGTATTCGGTTGGCTCGACCAAGGACCGGGCTATCCGGCCTATATCGGCTTCGACGATGTCAAACGCGAATCTCTCACTGAAACGATGATTGACTCAGTGCGCGGCCTGGTGCTCTCAGAAGTCACTCGTATTGCCGCACTGCCTGACACTTCGGCTGAACTCAAAGCATTCAACGAGCGCGCCAAAAATCGTGTTGTTGAGCGACGCCGCTACCTGCGCATGTTCCTCAATTCCCCTCCGGGATGGGGATCGCGCGGTGTGGGTTCGGAATGGATAGAGCTCGTGCAACGCCTGCACCGGCTGGGCGGTTTCAAACGCTCGCTTACTCTCAATCCGGAGTTGGCATTTGCAGACAGCCTTTTGGCTTTAGACGGAAATATCTGGAGTTCCTATATTACCAAATGGCGTCTTGTTGCAGACAAGCCCTATGGCGTCGGCACCCGCCCCGACCCGCAAATGATAACCACCTCAGAGTCCGAGCGGGTCGAGCGAGGCAACACATACGCTGATAAATTGATGGCCGACTACGGCGTTGAGTCGCGCGAGGCCGCAATTGTTCGTTACAAAGAAGATTACGATAAAAACACCGCTCTCATTGACGAGGAAGGCAAAAAAATTCAGATGCCCGGCTTCATTAAGAATCCACCGCTCGGTATCGATGATAACCTTCGCTATACCGTCGATACGCTCCCCGGCGGCGGCTCGATGGTCGTCTCGACTTTTGACAACATCACGAGCGGCACATTCGCGCTGGCATTCAACATGGATGTTGTGCCGGAATCACTCTTGGTCTATGCCGCCGCGCTCCCGACCTTTATTTCACAGGTCGGCGCTATACGCGATGGACAGGCAATCTCTTACGAACAGTTCATCGAATCAATTCGCAAAGAAATTCTCGGACTTAATACATATTACAGTGTTAATTACCGAACCGGACGCTCGGAGCTTGTGGTCAGGGCCGCCGGAAGTAACCGCGAGGAGAGCAAAAAGGCGCTCGGGTGGCTTGCGACGTCGCTTTTTGATCCTGACCTACGCGCCGAAAATCTTCCTCGCATAGGTGACGCCATTCAATTAGGACTCAGTAATCACCGAAGCCGCACTCAAGGCTCCGAAGAATCATGGGTCAACAATCCGGCCGAAGCTTATTGGAAGCAAACCAATCCGCTTCTCCTGGCAACGGATTGTTTTTTCACTCGCGCTCATGCCTTCCAGCGCCTGCGATGGCTATTGCGCGATGTCGCATCCCCCGAAACCGGCAAAGAGTTTACCGGAGTCATGTTGGCGCTCTCCACAGCAGGCAGTACGATGGGCCGCGATTCGCTGAGCGCGCTGCTTGATCAATTGTCACTTGGCGATAAGAGTACTTCGACAAGTCCTGTCATCTCAAGATATAAAGCTGTCAGCGGCGAAACGAAAACGCTTGTGAACGACGCTGTCGAAGACCTCCGCCAATCAATAGCCGATGTGCCCGATGCTACTCTTTCACGCGACTGGGAATATCTCTGCAAACAGATTACGGCCGATTCCCGTGTTTCACCTCGCGATGCGCTGGCTTCGATTCAACATGTCCTTGATCTTGTCCGACGCGCCGATAATGTCCGCGCTTTTGTGATTGCTAACAGCGAAGACCAGAAGACGCTCGTTCCTGAACTTGAGGCCATCGTGAAGCGCTTGAACACAGAGCCGTCGACACATCAGACCTATTCGCAGGAGTCACATGTTATCAACCGCATGCATCAACATTCGACCGGCACAGGCAAACCGCTTTTTGTCGGTCTGGTTGAAAATGGAACCCGATCCGGTGTGCATATCAATACTGCCGATTGTGCCGGATTCTGGGACAGCGACCCTGAGAAACTTCTCACCTTTCTCTCAGCGCGCCTCTATGGCGGCGGAGGGGCGCATAGTATGTTCATGCAGACCTGGGGCGCGGGACTTGCCTATTCAAACGGACTTCGCAGCAACGAGACCAACGGACGTCTCATGTACTACGGCGAAC encodes:
- a CDS encoding aromatic amino acid hydroxylase — encoded protein: MPIVREQFLPVTVISGILIKQRGRELSSSESLLLLGNKHGGIVGMQPVQSKKKSEPYFSDNPQVSRLPNHLLQFAVDQNYSQYTAVDHAVWRYIMRQNCHFLKENAHKVYFKGLLETGIDLDSIPSIDDMNRILGQIGWGAVAVDGFIPPVAFMEYQAYKVLVIACDMRQIHHIDYTPAPDIVHEAAGHAPIIVDSEYSAYLQRFGEIGAKAMSSKKDFELYEAIRSLSILKEIPNTSATDIASAEKLVKERQANLGEPSEMALLSRLHWWTVEFGLIGPMDKPKIYGAGLLSSIGESVTCLEDHIKKIPYSVDAASFPFDITTQQPQLFVTPDFDHLKMVLEQFADTMAFRRGGTEGLQKAIDSHNTGTAVYSSGLQVSGVFTDILTHRGDPIYLKTTGPTTLAINESLLPGHGRDYHKDGFGSPVGNFKNVPRPPEDLDDSGLALCNVVLGKVGTLAFESGIKVLGRLEKIERRNGKLLLLSFSDCSVVYGDSVLFRPDWGTYDMAIGAKIISVFSGAADMDAHEQIALVSKTRTVKVTYDDETRRLQKLYGLLRAMRENQESLADLPDLWNTVKAEHPDDWLLSLEVVELLEARKLFPELKAQVRAYLETKAKSEKEYSKLIADGLNLSGNLKAR